AGCTATTCGAATTGAAGATAGCGTAATCGTTGGTGATGACAAGCCGTTCGTATTAACTAGTGCTGctccaaaagaaattgaagaaattgaagctttgaaaaagtaGAGATTGTGTTACCTATTGACTAAGAATTAGGACTACATCTGACTATCGTAGAATAAAAgacattatttttggaCTAAGTTTCTTAGAAGTAAGATTGAAGggaaaaaaatctatatatactgttaaattttaatcattacacgaatttttttttaatattttattgaaaagtCAACgtcaaaaataaacattagTTTAGAGAAACAAGAAACGTTTTCAAAATAGTTCTGGCATTCGAAGTGTATGATTCCTCTGACTTCGACAGTATTTGCTCAATTCCTTGAAGACTTGACTCGATTTCCACTTTTCAGGTGCTTCCCTTTCTCCTGAACACCAGTATAGACTAAAAATTGGACGTTAAAATAGCGCACATTAAGTATATCAAGTTCATTTACTTACATATCCCAATCGGGCTCATCTAATAATTGATCATACTCTCGCAGAAGAGATACTGGATATTTATCAATCTGATCTTTGGCGAAATTAGAT
This portion of the Schizosaccharomyces pombe strain 972h- genome assembly, chromosome: I genome encodes:
- the emi5 gene encoding succinate dehydrogenase subunit Emi5, whose product is MLRKTNLSNITTLLRSARCMNRMPQLRFEHTKGDLKRVNRSYETRDAMLARLKYQSRKRGILETDLLLSNFAKDQIDKYPVSLLREYDQLLDEPDWDILYWCSGEREAPEKWKSSQVFKELSKYCRSQRNHTLRMPELF